From the genome of Triticum aestivum cultivar Chinese Spring chromosome 1A, IWGSC CS RefSeq v2.1, whole genome shotgun sequence:
AAAGAAAACACCACCCATTTTCTAACTGCCCGTAGTTACATGACTGAACATCGACAGATTAACTGATTGTTCTAGCCTAAGTTGATACAGCACAACTCAAAATCTTGATACATGGGCTGCTAAGCATCTACAGACGAGAAATCTTCGCCGTCGCCCCAACCAGAAAAAATGTATGCATGTCGAATGTTGACCTTGATAGGGATGCTAGGCATGGATGGACACTAATACCTTCGATAGCCCCAAGGTTCTGGGCTATGGCACCATGTTGAATTAGGGTGCAAAATGTGGTGGCTGAGGCTTCTGCGAGAACCTAGGACCTGACCTCATACCTTCCAGCCTGAGTTTGGGCTCGAAAACCTTTGTATGGTGCGCTTGGTGTATTTTTCACGTCCAGTTTATCAATTTGAAGCCCAGACAGCGCAGCCCCCATAATCCTGAATTTCACCTGAAATATTGGAAATGCATGCAGATGAGCGAGTCCTTCCTCAAGACGTAGATTTCCAGAGAGGGATGGTGCTTTGTCTTTCGGAATATGCCCAATTGTCCACACACAGGTCTGCATAAATAAACAAATGCTATTATTAGACAGACATTTCAACGTATATAGAGTGCTCGAGTGTAGAAAACATTATATTTATTCAGTAAAAATCAATTAGTATATGATTGATTCACCAGCGCACCATAACGTTTTTTAGTTCCTAGCTTCCTTAAGAAGGGAGCTAGGTCATAGGTTCACGTGTGACAACGAAAAAACCAGTATCAATCGAAGTTATAGAACTTTGGTGGTAAGCAATGTACTGACCTGATCAGCAAGGATGTCGACTGTGCCGTGGTTTGCCGTCAAATCAGCAGAAGCAATAAGGGGAGGCAACTGAAACTGCACTATTATAGAATCAATAGGTTTCCCAGGATCATTCCGAATCCCCACCATCACATGAACACGGCAATTCCCAGAATCAGATGATAATTGTGGTTTCACGTAAATTGGTGTGGTCTTCAATTTCTTAACCCTGATTATTTGCAATCAAACGATGAGAATATATAACAGGCAACCCAAGATAGCAAAAACATAGAAGAACCCATTGACAGTGGATATTTATGCACCTATAACTCATAAGCTTGAACTGCCCATCAGGAGGAACAAATGATAGGATCTGATTGGCTTCCCAGGGTCTAAATCGGACACAAGGGTGGAACCTCACATCATTGATAATTGTAGGATTTGCAAATGACAATGTCAACTCTGGTAACCCTGGAAGACTTGAATTCACTTCAATTTCACCACATGCCTCACATTTCACTAGAACCCCTTCCCTGCAAATCCGGTCAACCAATAAAGATGTCAACAGCGGAAAATTTATTTCAGAGTCATGGAAGCCAAAAGACAACAAAGTGAGGTAGATGGATCTACTCCtcacaaagaagaagaaaacatatATGTCCTTCTACACTGCTAACCACCACTTTACCTACTCGATTAAATCTTCGAGCTTAAATTGTGTTTAATATTTAGTGAGACATATATTAGCTAATGGTGGATTTCAAACACAACATTCAGTAGTCGGTACTTCCGATATACTAAAGTCCAGTTTTAGTTTCCTGCAGATAGTTTAACAAAGTGTTACTGTAAGCCAAAGCCACAAATTTGATAATAACTTCTATTTACTTATAGAAAACTAAAATGTGTGAACATAATACTTGTTCACACATGATCAAGGGATCTAAAAGCCAAATTTATAGATGTGAGGAAATTTACTATATCTAGAGCATCTaaaaggaaaaaggtcagaatacCTGTTCACACATGCA
Proteins encoded in this window:
- the LOC123053946 gene encoding AP-3 complex subunit mu isoform X2, with protein sequence MLQCVFLLSDSGEVMVEKQMTAHRVDRAICGWFWEYVLAHAAGDPSKVLQVVVSPTHYLFQVYRSGVTFLACTQVEMPPLMAIEFLSRVADVLTDYLGDINEDTIKDNFVIVYQILDEMMDNGFPLTTEPNILKELVAQPNMVSKMLNVMTGKSSTIGSKLPDATASFVPWRTTIVKDASNEVYVNIVEELDACVNREGVLVKCEACGEIEVNSSLPGLPELTLSFANPTIINDVRFHPCVRFRPWEANQILSFVPPDGQFKLMSYRVKKLKTTPIYVKPQLSSDSGNCRVHVMVGIRNDPGKPIDSIIVQFQLPPLIASADLTANHGTVDILADQTCVWTIGHIPKDKAPSLSGNLRLEEGLAHLHAFPIFQVKFRIMGAALSGLQIDKLDVKNTPSAPYKGFRAQTQAGRYEVRS
- the LOC123053946 gene encoding AP-3 complex subunit mu isoform X1, which encodes MLQCVFLLSDSGEVMVEKQMTAHRVDRAICGWFWEYVLAHAAGDPSKVLQVVVSPTHYLFQVYRSGVTFLACTQVEMPPLMAIEFLSRVADVLTDYLGDINEDTIKDNFVIVYQVYILTLIQILDEMMDNGFPLTTEPNILKELVAQPNMVSKMLNVMTGKSSTIGSKLPDATASFVPWRTTIVKDASNEVYVNIVEELDACVNREGVLVKCEACGEIEVNSSLPGLPELTLSFANPTIINDVRFHPCVRFRPWEANQILSFVPPDGQFKLMSYRVKKLKTTPIYVKPQLSSDSGNCRVHVMVGIRNDPGKPIDSIIVQFQLPPLIASADLTANHGTVDILADQTCVWTIGHIPKDKAPSLSGNLRLEEGLAHLHAFPIFQVKFRIMGAALSGLQIDKLDVKNTPSAPYKGFRAQTQAGRYEVRS